Part of the Halopenitus persicus genome is shown below.
GACGAGGAGACGCTCTCCGAGGCGGTCTCGAACCTGGAGGCGAACGGGTTCGAGGTCGTCGTGGTCGACTCCGCCGACGAAGCCCTCGAGACCCTCCAGGATCGAATCCCGGCGGGCGCGTCGGTGATGAACGGCCATTCGACGACGCTCGAGGAGATCGGCTTCATGGAGTACCTCTCCGAGGGCGACCACGGCTGGGAGAGCCTGCCCGAGGAGATCGGGAGCATCGACGACGAGGCGGAACGGCAGACTGCCCGTCGGAAGGCGCAGACCGCCGACTACTTCCTCGGCGGCATCAACGCGGTCGCCGCCAGCGGCGAACTGGTCGCAGCCGACCAGTCCGGCAGCCGCATCGGCGCCTACCCCTTCGCCGCCGGGAACGTGCTCATCGTCAGCGGCGTGAACAAGGTCGTTCCGACGCTCGATGACGCCCTCGACCGGCTCGAGTCGGTCGCGTATCCCCTCGAAAACGAGCGCGCGAACGAGGCCTACGGCGTCGGATCCGCGATCGCGAAGCAGCTGATCTTCCGCCGGGAGATGGCCGAGGGACGGACGACCGTCGTGCTGGTGCGGGACGAGCTCGGCTACTGATCCGCGGTTGACGACGCCGTTCGTATCGCCTCCCTGCTATCGACCCACGAGGTGACCCATTACGGTCGCTTCGGCCTTTCTGAGGTGTTCCGCGGCCGTGCCCGTCGAGACGCCGAGCTCGTCG
Proteins encoded:
- a CDS encoding lactate utilization protein codes for the protein MSQTKTDYVDDAEIDASLDQQPDEETLSEAVSNLEANGFEVVVVDSADEALETLQDRIPAGASVMNGHSTTLEEIGFMEYLSEGDHGWESLPEEIGSIDDEAERQTARRKAQTADYFLGGINAVAASGELVAADQSGSRIGAYPFAAGNVLIVSGVNKVVPTLDDALDRLESVAYPLENERANEAYGVGSAIAKQLIFRREMAEGRTTVVLVRDELGY